In Elaeis guineensis isolate ETL-2024a chromosome 1, EG11, whole genome shotgun sequence, a genomic segment contains:
- the LOC105060386 gene encoding cytochrome b-c1 complex subunit Rieske-4, mitochondrial, producing MLRVVGRRFAAASWRPSAAASSSLLPRNPICGYPLSARDDSRFPAAYPTRLVFESAILGDTRGFSTESLIPRHQDVGFADLPATVAAVKNPTSKIVYDEHNHERFPPGDPSKRAFAYFVLSGGRFIYASLLRLLILKFVLSMSASKDVLALASLEVDLSSIEPGSTVTVKWRGKPVFIRRRTESDIKLANSVDVASLRDPQEDSARVKNPEWLVVVGVCTHLGCIPLPNAGDFGGWFCPCHGSHYDVSGRIRKGPAPFNLEVPTYTFLDENKLLVG from the exons ATGCTGAGAGTCGTCGGAAGAAGATTCGCCGCCGCCTCGTGGAGGCCGAGCGCCGCCGCCTCCTCGTCCCTGCTCCCCCGGAATCCGATCTGCGGCTACCCCCTCTCTGCCCGGGACGATTCCCGATTCCCCGCCGCCTACCCCACCCGCCTCGTCTTCGAATCGGCCATTCTAGGTGATACCAGAG GGTTCTCTACTGAATCTCTCATCCCAAGACATCAGGATGTGGGGTTCGCTGACCTTCCTGCAACAGTGGCAGCTGTGAAGAACCCGACCTCTAAGATTGTCTACGATGAACACAATCATGAGCGCTTCCCCCCAGGGGATCCTAGCAAGCGAGCATTTGCCTACTTTGTTTTGTCTGGTGGTAGATTCATCTATGCATCTTTGCTTCGCCTCCTTATTCTCAAGTTTGTGTTGAGCATGTCTGCTAGCAAAGATGTACTTGCCTTGGCCTCTCTGGAGGTAGATCTCTCTAGCATCGAGCCAGGATCCACAGTGACTGTGAAGTGGCGTGGGAAGCCAGTATTCATAAGGCGCCGAACAGAGAGTGACATCAAGCTGGCAAACAGTGTGGATGTGGCATCTCTTCGTGATCCCCAGGAGGATTCAGCTAGGGTCAAAAACCCAGAGTGGCTCGTGGTTGTTGGTGTCTGCACTCATCTGGGCTGCATTCCTCTACCCAATGCTGGAGACTTTGGGGGCTGGTTTTGCCCTTGCCATGGCTCTCATTATGATGTATCTGGCAGAATCCGCAAGGGCCCTGCTCCATTCAACTTGGAGGTACCCACATACACCTTCTTGGATGAGAACAAGTTATTGGTTGGTTGA